A window of Sebastes umbrosus isolate fSebUmb1 chromosome 3, fSebUmb1.pri, whole genome shotgun sequence contains these coding sequences:
- the si:ch211-14k19.8 gene encoding mucin-5AC — protein sequence MQLHACLLLLIITTDKTLALLHHHCGGNVSLDKEPSGHINLTLPGLSTDANNTLNSVICTWTIGVPLGRTVLLKPVWLEGGSSVSVRCVLNEEGQKVLESGGTVLLSRCDGNKATFTWTGAGRSSNEVQLFYYVQEDERNSSADHTSPHSDLSRWSQTGTSFTSTAPVGQEVSSGTEGGRGRLYKGLERSSGTQSASSPSSQDQGLLRPTSPLQGLTVAGTADSETLPLPEEEPNNGADTSGAAHLADGKMSAEERTRPYFQQTLSTDALFHTEITSSNELPQTHMALTQAAASSSNTLLGTDKYTATQKSKLSITTQAQPSSSSSPLELPSRTTWESGTILIPRGGAVSGAPGKKVPPSWRSQRSTDSDLTSAVTSDPLKAATEPQQDGSSSAHTDAEPTAPSSSSSSSSSSSSSSSSSSASQGPSETYLSTTHITVEAASFHPNISQTDSSVSAASDVTSQTPESSDKFENTETLHTSFASSTQSQTNTPQSTNSPPPDTSSQEETQTATHRHFANTISSSPDVTEVDDQTLSFTGSSSTPRAALTLGDVVQDSSPTGTTTDTETYTPRPTYTLLHDNSPSPTPVPLLSSSTSSHSSTPSLQTHLTNTPLPLTSTTTESATPLIDHKITPTPSQTSTIKSASSPTPHTQNPLPLPSSTNVPVTKKQTHDYVTTAQTSLISLTTAKPDYGHGDREVEEIDDESWQWFPSSTTTQSPTAGAPTWTTSHKTLTPSVLTSTWSSTTTQTPKFYVVPDQPAAIREERVELLLQIIVEESRSASSSGLEEDTAAWVEPYLQKAPGFSRLLGVWSSGHAVQSLVEFKTSGALQWLSMTGPTSLLERTGLAQAVCDGRSFRSSKITNITLGGLQGDVCDWLLQCPAGYKCVFQPGSSNYSCSSVCHFDYCHHHGICTHHPGTLPVCRCLVGEDFWYMGQRCDVRMTRARLVGACLAILLIMVTVIGVLALVAVRRYRAILIQAKVDQTRSSYRRFNHFDELSGRFWLRSWAGSADSLDNPAFTRSDELLHLRALDRPCCYHDDTLSLASTCPSHGTRINTIYPHSSQYGWRGSEMSMGDGVLDSGKASDLSVCSWPVEPIQWTPFPLLQQLASHRTPTVRVSRPRSYCEGMELVDLGKSWTA from the exons ATAAAACACTGGCCTTACTGCACCACCACTGTGGAGGAAATGTCAGCCTGGACAAAGAGCCTTCTGGTCACATCAACCTCACTTTACCTGGACTTTCTACTGACGCCAACAACACACTCAACTCCGTGATTTGCACTTGGACGATAGGTGTTCCTCTGGGTCGGACGGTTCTTTTAAAGCCAGTATGGTTGGAGGGTGGTTCGAGCGTATCAGTGCGCTGTGTTTTGAACGAGGAAGGTCAGAAGGTCCTGGAGAGCGGGGGGACGGTTCTGCTGTCCCGCTGTGATGGAAACAAAGCCACCTTCACTTGGACAGGAGCAGGACGCTCCTCAAATGAAGTTCAGCTGTTCTATTATG TCCAGGAAGATGAGAGGAATTCCTCGGCGGACCACACCAGCCCACATTCAGACCTCTCACGTTGGTCTCAGACAGGAACCAGCTTTACAAGCACAGCTCCTGTTGGTCAAGAGGTGTCGAGTGGGACAGAAGGGGGCAGAGGTCGCCTCTACAAGGGTCTGGAGAGGAGTTCAGGGACTCAGTCTGCGTCTAGTCCCTCCTCTCAGGACCAGGGGCTGCTGCGCCCCACCTCACCCCTGCAGGGACTCACTGTGGCTGGGACAGCCGATAGCGAAACTCTCCCTCTTCCTGAGGAAGAGCCAAACAATGGAGCGGATACATCTGGAGCTGCTCACCTCGCTGATGGCAAAATGTCTGCCGAAGAGAGAACACGCCCGTATTTTCAGCAAACGCTCAGCACAGACGCACTATTTCACACAGAAATAACATCAAGCAACGAGCTCCCGCAAACCCACATGGCGCTGACACAAGCAGCAGCCAGTAGCTCCAACACCTTGCTTGGCACAGACAAATATACAGCCACTCAGAAATCTAAACTATCCATAACCACACAAGCTCAACCCAGCTCCAGCTCTTCTCCCCTTGAGCTTCCTTCCCGGACAACCTGGGAGAGTGGCACCATCCTAATCCCACGTGGTGGAGCTGTTAGTGGGGCACCTGGAAAGAAAGTACCCCCTTCCTGGAGGAGCCAGCGAAGCACAGACTCTGATCTGACCTCTGCCGTCACCTCTGATCCTTTAAAAGCAGCTACCGAACCCCAGCAGGATGGGTCAAGCAGCGCACACACTGATGCTGAACCCACTGcgccatcatcatcctcatcatcatcctcatcatcatcatcatcatcatcatcatcatcagcctcACAGGGCCCCAGCGAGACTTATTTATCAACCACCCACATCACAGTGGAGGCTGCTTCATTTCATCCAAACATTAGTCAAACTGACTCATCTGTATCAGCTGCATCAGATGTTACCAGTCAAACTCCTGAGTCCTCCGATAAATTTGAAAACACGGAGACGCTTCACACGTCTTTCGCTTCTTCCACAcagagtcaaacaaacacgcCGCAAAGCACAAACTCGCCACCTCCCGACACATCCTCCCAAGAAGAGACACAAACGGCAACACACAGACATTTTGCGAACACCATCTCCTCCTCGCCTGATGTCACCGAAGTTGATGACCAGACATTGAGTTTCACGGGTTCTTCTTCTACACCCAGAGCGGCTCTGACGTTGGGAGATGTAGTCCAGGACTCGTCTCCCACAGGAACCACTACTGACACCGAAACGTACACACCGCGTCCCACTTACACACTCTTACATGACAACTCACCCTCACCGACTCCTGTTCCTCTTCTGTCATCCAGTACATCCTCACACTCATCCACACCGTCACTCCAAACACATTTAACTAACACACCCCTGCCTTTGACCTCCACTACCACTGAATCCGCCACACCCCTCATCGACCACAAAATCACGCCTACACCCTCACAAACGTCAACAATCAAATCAGCATCTTCCCCCACACCTCATACACAGAACCCTCTGCCTTTGCCATCTTCTACTAATGTCCCAGTAACAAAGAAACAGACCCACGACTATGTTACTACTGCACAGACGTCTCTAATCTCACTCACAACTGCAAAACCAGATTATGGACATGGAGATAGAGAAGTAGAAGAAATAGATGATGAGTCTTGGCAGTGGTTTCCCAGCAGCACAACTACACAGTCTCCCACAGCTGGAGCTCCGACATGGACAACTTCGCACAAGACACTCACACCGTCTGTTTTAACCTCCACTTGGAGCTCCACGACTACTCAGACACCCAAGTTCTACGTCGTGCCAGACCAACCAGCCGCCATCAGAG AAGAGAGagttgagctgctgctgcagatcaTTGTAGAAGAGTCCAGGTCGGCTTCTTCTTCTGGTTTGGAGGAAGACACCGCTGCCTGG GTGGAGCCGTACCTTCAGAAGGCTCCGGGGTTCAGCAGGCTGCTGGGAGTCTGGAGCAG TGGCCATGCAGTGCAGAGTCTGGTGGAGTTTAAAaccagcggggctctgcagtgGCTCAGCATGACTGGACCCACATCACTGTTGGAACGAACGGGACTAGCTCAGGCTGTTTGTGACGGGAGGAGCTTCAGATCATCCAAGATCACCAACATCACACTGGGAG GTCTGCAGGGTGATGTGTGTGACTGGTTACTACAGTGTCCAGCAGGATACAAGTGTGTGTTCCAGCCTGGCTCTTCAAACTATAGCTGTTCTTCTGTCTGCCACTTTGACTACTGCCACCACCACGGTATCTGTACTCATCACCCGGGCACTCTTCCTGTTTGCCG CTGCCTGGTAGGAGAGGACTTCTGGTACATGGGTCAGAGGTGTGACGTGAGGATGACTCGAGCGCGGCTCGTGGGCGCATGTCTTGCCATCTTACTCATCATGGTGACAGTGATTGGCGTTTTGGCCCTCGTGGCAGTGCGACGCTACCGAGCCATTCTGATCCAGGCCAAAGTAGATCAGACTCGGAGCAG ctatCGCAGGTTCAACCATTTTGATGAGCTGTCAGGACGGTTCTGGTTGCGTTCGTGGGCCGGATCAGCAGACTCACTAGATAATCCCGCCTTTACACGCTCTGATGAGTTACTGCACCTGCGGGCGCTCGACCGTCCCTGCTGTTACCACGACGACACGCTGTCGCTGGCCTCCACCTGCCCCAGCCACGGGACACGCATCAATACAATCTACCctcacag CTCTCAGTACGGTTGGAGGGGAAGCGAGATGAGCATGGGGGATGGTGTGTTGGACTCGGGTAAAGCCAGTGACCTCTCTGTCTGTAGCTGGCCTGTGGAACCCATTCAGTGGACTCCTTTTCCACTTCTGCAGCAACTGGCTTCCCACAGGACGCCCACA GTGAGGGTGTCGAGGCCACGGTCCTACTGTGAAGGCATGGAGCTGGTGGACCTGGGGAAGAGCTGGACTGCTTGA